Proteins encoded in a region of the Pseudothermotoga elfii DSM 9442 = NBRC 107921 genome:
- a CDS encoding chemotaxis protein CheX, with the protein MDARVINALIAAIVNTLEVLIGEKPTVGKPGVLKEIKPKFDLITLIGFVGGVEGNLIYSFNPDTALKIVSKMMNMPYENLDELAMSAIGELGNMIAGALAMNLEKIGCKIVISPPTVVTGRELKISVEGLTLQLPVSVASDDDVETILSVKGSVKCGKT; encoded by the coding sequence TTGGACGCAAGAGTTATAAATGCACTTATTGCAGCAATTGTTAATACTCTGGAAGTGCTGATTGGTGAAAAACCGACGGTGGGTAAACCAGGCGTACTGAAAGAAATAAAACCTAAATTCGATTTGATAACACTCATAGGCTTTGTTGGTGGAGTTGAAGGAAATTTGATATATTCTTTTAACCCGGACACAGCTTTGAAGATTGTTTCAAAAATGATGAACATGCCGTACGAAAACCTGGACGAGCTTGCAATGAGTGCTATTGGAGAGCTTGGAAACATGATTGCTGGAGCTTTGGCTATGAACTTAGAAAAAATTGGTTGCAAAATAGTTATTAGTCCGCCCACTGTTGTCACAGGACGTGAATTAAAGATATCCGTTGAAGGACTAACACTTCAATTGCCCGTCAGTGTCGCGTCTGACGACGATGTAGAGACAATCCTTTCTGTGAAGGGATCCGTCAAGTGCGGAAAGACTTGA
- a CDS encoding AtpZ/AtpI family protein — MRKDLNKYSVVLNFGVTVISNIIVGTLIGYYIDKWTFKNGVFLIVFVLLGIASGLYNGFKYLLKEADKYDKHDKEDDNKRDDSGIR, encoded by the coding sequence GTGCGGAAAGACTTGAACAAGTACAGTGTGGTTTTAAATTTTGGCGTGACAGTTATTTCCAACATCATCGTTGGAACATTGATAGGCTATTACATTGACAAATGGACTTTTAAGAATGGTGTTTTCTTAATAGTTTTTGTTTTACTTGGAATAGCATCGGGTTTGTATAATGGTTTCAAATATTTGTTGAAGGAAGCCGATAAATATGACAAGCACGATAAAGAAGATGATAACAAACGTGATGATTCTGGGATCCGTTGA
- a CDS encoding ATP synthase subunit I — protein MTSTIKKMITNVMILGSVEIVVFFMLFGYRGAMGVLAGTIGACVNIVSLWYDVKKCVKKRRKMSLTGYLSRYTFSGAVMVFGSIFSLPALFGAFFGLMNEKIAAFLSWR, from the coding sequence ATGACAAGCACGATAAAGAAGATGATAACAAACGTGATGATTCTGGGATCCGTTGAGATTGTCGTTTTTTTCATGTTATTTGGATACAGAGGTGCCATGGGAGTACTTGCTGGCACAATCGGTGCCTGTGTCAATATAGTTTCTCTGTGGTACGATGTTAAAAAATGTGTTAAGAAAAGAAGGAAGATGTCCTTAACAGGATATTTGTCGCGGTATACTTTTAGTGGTGCTGTTATGGTTTTTGGGTCAATTTTTTCTTTACCAGCTCTTTTTGGAGCTTTTTTTGGTTTGATGAACGAAAAAATTGCTGCTTTTTTGTCCTGGAGGTGA
- the atpB gene encoding F0F1 ATP synthase subunit A has protein sequence MKISLDKRAKVLLAIFLVVYIVVGVLNAIYLSKQNMGEAFKNVANRWVVDLPFGKGIFSRINPLTIFMTWGIMAAIILIALRLRKPQVVPDRKQSLVESLLEFVYNMVEDAVPDQRFVRPTFYIACTLFIFIVFSNILGGAIPGISIEANAQGTVEKIHLFSDTWFSPTADINTNAFLAVFVFIISQVFAIKSKGIKSWAKSWFEPIPFMFPMNVIGELSKPISHSLRLFGNIAGGALLTYLLAYMAKYLFLPVILWGFFGLFVGVIQALVFTVLAIAYISSALS, from the coding sequence GTGAAGATCAGTTTAGATAAAAGGGCGAAGGTTTTACTGGCAATTTTTCTCGTAGTCTACATAGTCGTAGGAGTTTTGAATGCAATTTACCTTTCTAAACAAAACATGGGGGAAGCATTTAAAAATGTTGCCAATCGCTGGGTTGTGGATCTTCCATTCGGGAAAGGCATTTTTTCAAGAATCAACCCTTTGACAATATTTATGACATGGGGCATCATGGCTGCCATAATCCTGATTGCCTTGAGGCTCAGAAAACCACAGGTTGTTCCGGATAGAAAGCAGTCGCTCGTGGAATCACTTTTGGAGTTTGTGTATAACATGGTTGAGGATGCTGTTCCAGATCAACGTTTTGTGAGGCCAACTTTTTATATAGCCTGTACATTATTTATATTCATAGTTTTTTCCAATATACTTGGTGGTGCCATCCCTGGCATATCTATAGAGGCAAACGCTCAAGGAACTGTCGAAAAAATTCACCTTTTTTCCGACACGTGGTTTTCTCCAACTGCGGATATAAACACTAATGCTTTTTTAGCTGTTTTTGTATTTATCATCAGTCAAGTATTTGCGATAAAATCCAAGGGAATTAAATCGTGGGCAAAGTCATGGTTTGAGCCAATTCCTTTTATGTTTCCAATGAACGTTATAGGAGAACTATCAAAACCAATATCACACTCTCTGAGGCTCTTTGGAAATATCGCTGGGGGAGCTTTGCTTACATATCTTTTAGCTTACATGGCAAAATATCTGTTTTTGCCCGTTATTCTGTGGGGATTTTTTGGACTGTTTGTAGGTGTTATACAGGCTCTTGTTTTTACAGTGCTTGCGATTGCTTATATATCATCTGCCTTATCCTAA
- a CDS encoding F0F1 ATP synthase subunit C, which produces MENVSPSLAEALIQMGKFIGAGICMGAGAIGPGIGEGHVGDGAMQAMARQPELIGVLTTRMLLSQAVCETTGLYSLLISILILFVL; this is translated from the coding sequence GTGGAGAATGTTTCTCCAAGTCTTGCGGAAGCATTGATTCAGATGGGAAAATTTATAGGAGCAGGAATATGTATGGGTGCGGGAGCTATAGGCCCGGGTATTGGTGAAGGACATGTTGGCGATGGAGCTATGCAAGCAATGGCGCGCCAACCAGAATTGATAGGCGTTTTGACTACAAGAATGTTGCTTTCTCAGGCAGTCTGTGAGACAACCGGTTTGTATTCCTTGCTGATATCTATTCTCATACTCTTTGTGCTCTGA